One window of Lytechinus variegatus isolate NC3 chromosome 2, Lvar_3.0, whole genome shotgun sequence genomic DNA carries:
- the LOC121407854 gene encoding short transient receptor potential channel 4-associated protein-like → MERKTELSIDLDGLRVTRSRRAAAAAAAANGNTCSTESSMNSFTSTTQTTSTATSASVCNTSTAKTTSSRISTNSNTGNDSTIPRKRVKRNPLLKNVFLGVRDSQHGKRPFKSATELPRELLMSCESRIGLVQPSSNTQSPSPANPTIPIIAAELSEAAKSLLNTNPELQQYYLCLKLLKKVTQKLMSESTIEYPTDSGKFKESKTINAEIFLLFGGVEVTVDLLLQPHFYKKKQKKKVAASSESKESKAEEKPSTSDTPETSTTSTPEAATSTETTPPATDDAASTATEAAAAASTTETGAEAEATEMEDSPPASSTATSSTATSSSSSSAAASSTVTTSASSTQQASGSYQFRLVRDSYSAGSSGHPASQDPQKVLRHKIAYNAMDLLHYMCQNMGTDMATPLSDHDDLIVYLFTLLTEKQCFLKAATLIEDILGVRTQMFKLQDIPELEELVKKFEEDQLANFCRVLSITISELDPKDDPCTLAAQDKACRNRSDTPISEVNQKTVVELPGFVQKLVKIACKSVAEPDGVADMDTLFSQIDSWVTWLDSSLAFDALAEVANEDEGVYLNLPLHDLSLPLPDSLKTMHEVVYKVEVLHVLCLLLGGKQRHKVHEILAQYKLMPGLNNLFDKVIWRCNLRAPIHGVNENCDCSPEVALKVQFLRLLHTYCDHHDNKYLIMTRHEINDLNRISTSSNIPQLEAVKKIDRTLLCQGQKGILTKLVEVMKKEPRDSPFRFWMARAIESFLRGKTSYADQTFLIRKGLLEHVVQHILSSEHHSKEVLQSYFDLLAELMKFNILAFKRFNKAIHSEHQFKQFVLLVRSHIVDSNMFVRCLALTIEHFEKEQPENYDWGIQSCRLLQFISKRENRLSFLYKLINIIHVEILTQENVSCLNTTIIFLMFADRIGELSRYLTDLRKEEQKQCRPGFLLQNFRELLFFWQEHYLHKDKDCSALEKSSCISFSKWKDMVSLLVSGNTHSSLTVAHYLHKDDLFPCTEHQHAPLRTS, encoded by the exons ATGGAACGAAAAACTGAACTTTCTATAGATCTAGACGGACTTCGTGTAACGAGAAGTCGAAGAGCTGCAGCAGCAGCGGCAGCCGCTAATGGCAATACATGTAGCACTGAAAGTAGTATGAATTCATTTACATCAACTACTCAGACTACGTCAACTGCAACTTCAGCCAGTGTCTGTAATACATCAACAGCAAAAACTACTAGTTCGAGGATATCAACTAATTCAAATACTGGGAATGATTCCACAATCCCAAGGAAACGAGTGAAGCGGAATCCTCTCTTGAAGAATGTGTTTTTGGGTGTCCGTGATTCTCAACATGGAAAGCGACCATTCAAATCTGCCACAGAG CTCCCTCGTGAGCTCCTGATGAGCTGCGAGAGCAGGATCGGTCTTGTGCAGCCTTCCTCCAACACTCAGAGTCCGTCTCCTGCTAACCCTACCATCCCTATCATTGCTGCTGAACTGTCGGAAGCAGCCAAGAGTCTACTGAACACCAACCCAGAGTTGCAGCAGTACTACCTCTGTCTCAAGTTGCTCAAG AAAGTAACACAGAAGCTGATGTCGGAGTCAACAATCGAGTATCCTACTGATAGTGGTAAATTTAAGGAAAGCAAGACCATTAATGCGGAAATATTCTTACTGTTTGGTGGTGTTGAG GTAACCGTTGACCTTCTCCTTCAACCGCACTTCTAcaagaaaaaacagaagaaaaaggtGGCAGCTAGCAGCGAGAGCAAGGAATCTAAAGCTGAGGAGAAACCCTCCACAAGTGACACACCAGAAACGTCTACCACAAGCACTCCTGAAGCAGCAACATCAACGGAAACCACTCCACCAGCAACAGATGATGCAGCATCAACAGCAACTGAAGCTGCTGCTGCAGCATCAACAACTGAAACTGGAGCAGAAGCTGAAGCAACAGAGATGGAGGACTCTCCGCCAGCTTCGTCAACAGCCACTTCATCAACAGCcacatcatcgtcgtcatcgtcaGCTGCAGCATCGTCCACAGTAACGACATCAGCGTCATCCACTCAGCAGGCATCAGGATCGTATCAGTTCCGCCTGGTCCGAGACAGCTACAGTGCTGGCAGTTCGGGTCACCCAGCATCACAAG ATCCACAGAAAGTTCTGAGACATAAGATAGCTTACAATGCTATGGACCTTCTTCACTACATGTGTCAAAAT ATGGGAACAGATATGGCCACGCCTCTCTCGGACCATGATGACCTCATAGTCTATCTCTTCACCCTACTGACGGAAAAACAGTGTTTCCTCAAAGCTGCAACCCTCATAGAAGATATCCTCGGAGTAAGAACACAGATGTTTAAACTGCAAGATATCC CGGAGCTTGAAGAACTGGTCAAGAAGTTTGAGGAGGACCAGCTTGCCAACTTCTGCCGCGTCCTCTCCATCACCATCTCGGAGCTTGACCCCAAGGATGACCCTTGTACCTTGGCTGCCCAGGACAAGGCCTGCAGGAATCGCAGTGATACACCCATCTCGGAAGTCAATCAAA AAACGGTAGTTGAGCTCCCAGGCTTTGTGCAGAAACTTGTTAAGATTGCCTGCAAGTCAGTTG CAGAGCCCGATGGCGTCGCAGACATGGACACCCTCTTCTCTCAGATCGACAGCTGGGTGACCTGGCTGGACAGCTCCTTGGCCTTTGACGCCCTGGCCGAGGTCGCCAACGAGGACGAGGGCGTCTACCTCAACCTCCCCCTCCATGACCTGTCCTTGCCCCTCCCGGATTCTCTCAAGACCATGCATGAGGTTGTCTATAAGGTGGAGGTCCTTCATGTGCTTTGCCTGCTGCTTGGAGGAAAGCAGAGGCATAAG GTCCATGAGATCCTTGCCCAATACAAACTGATGCCTGGACTGAACAACCTGTTTGACAAGGTCATCTGGAGATGCAATCTTAGAGCCCCTATCCATGGGGTCAACGAGAACTGCGACTGCAGCCCGGAGGTGGCCCTCAAGGTCCAGTTCCTCAGACTTCTGCACACCTACTGTGATCACCATGA CAACAAGTATCTGATCATGACCCGGCACGAAATCAATGATCTGAATAGAATATCGACAAGTTCAAACATTCCCCAACTAGAAGCAGTCAAGAAGATCGATAG GACATTACTCTGTCAAGGTCAGAAAGGTATCCTCACCAAGTTGGTTGAAGTGATGAAGAAAGAACCAAGAGATTCACCTTTCAG gttCTGGATGGCCCGTGCTATAGAGAGTTTCTTGAGAGGAAAGACGTCATATGCAGACCAGACTTTCCTCATCAGGAAAGGACTCTTAGAG CACGTTGTACAGCACATCCTGAGTAGTGAGCACCACTCGAAGGAGGTACTCCAGAGCTACTTTGATCTCCTGGCTGAGTTGATGAAGTTCAACATCCTGGCTTTCAAGAGATTCAACAAGGCCATCCACTCAGAACATCAG TTCAAGCAGTTTGTACTTCTGGTGCGTAGTCACATCGTTGACTCCAACATGTTTGTGAGGTGTCTGGCGCTCACCATCGAGCACTTCGAGAAGGAGCAGCCAGAAAATTATG atTGGGGAATACAGTCTTGTCGTCttcttcagttcatatcaaagAGAGAGAATCGTTTGAGCTTCCTCTACAAGCTTATCAACATCATCCATGTTGAGATCCTCACACAG GAGAACGTGAGTTGTCtgaacaccaccatcatcttcctGATGTTTGCTGATCGTATTGGTGAGCTATCCCGCTATCTGACGGACCTAAGGAAAGAAGAGCAGAAGCAGTGTAGACCAGGATTCCTCCTACAGAACTTTAG GGAGCTTCTGTTTTTCTGGCAGGAACACTATCTTCACAAAGACAAGGACTGCAGCGCCCTTGAGAAG AGCTCTTGCATCAGTTTCTCCAAGTGGAAGGACATGGTCAGTCTACTGGTCAGTGGTAACACCCACTCCTCCTTGACCGTTGCCCACTATCTTCATAAGGACGACCTCTTCCCCTGTACGGAACATCAGCACGCTCCTCTCCGCACCAGTTGA